A single Ruficoccus amylovorans DNA region contains:
- a CDS encoding dUTPase produces MDKLEEIFRLQDELNKRIGVDTGALDEKGKAEWVLNYTRALQQETAELIDSVPWKWWAKYQKFDEQNARVEVVDLFHFLVSLAQVLGMSAQDVYDAYAKKNKVNHNRQDSGYSAKNEDDSRHI; encoded by the coding sequence ATGGACAAACTCGAGGAAATCTTTCGCCTGCAAGACGAACTGAACAAGCGCATCGGCGTGGACACCGGCGCCCTCGACGAGAAGGGCAAGGCCGAGTGGGTGCTCAACTACACCCGCGCCCTCCAGCAGGAGACCGCCGAACTGATTGACTCGGTGCCGTGGAAGTGGTGGGCCAAGTACCAGAAGTTCGACGAGCAGAACGCCCGTGTCGAAGTCGTGGACCTGTTTCACTTCCTGGTCTCGCTCGCTCAGGTGCTGGGCATGAGCGCGCAGGACGTGTACGACGCCTACGCCAAGAAAAACAAGGTCAACCACAACCGCCAGGACAGCGGCTACAGCGCCAAGAACGAAGACGACTCCCGCCATATCTGA
- the ruvB gene encoding Holliday junction branch migration DNA helicase RuvB, with product MSDSNKGTDYLQHVLEAPETAQEKALRPLSFADFNGQGKTIERLEVMVGAARSRGEALNHILLHGPPGLGKTTLALILGSEMGAQVRQTSGPVVEKPGDLAGLLTGMDEGDILFIDEIHRIPKTVEEYLYSAMEDFRIDIMIDQGPNARSVRLNIPRFTLVGATTRTGLLTAPLRSRFTLQTRLSYYPIATMEKIVRRTCKLLGVEADADGIAEVARRARGTPRIANNLVNFVRDYAQQRSDGKITRPVAEAALELLEIDTHGLDEMDKRILRLMAENYKGGPVGLGTIAVAVGEEEHTLEEVHEPYLIQEGYLARTPQGRVLTPKAWQIIGLDHLRDKSSQQSLL from the coding sequence ATGTCCGACTCGAATAAAGGCACCGACTATCTTCAGCACGTGCTTGAGGCTCCCGAAACGGCGCAGGAAAAAGCCCTGCGGCCGCTCTCGTTCGCCGATTTCAACGGGCAGGGCAAAACCATCGAGCGGCTGGAGGTGATGGTCGGCGCGGCCCGCAGCCGGGGCGAGGCGCTCAACCACATCCTCCTGCACGGCCCCCCCGGGCTAGGAAAGACAACCCTCGCGCTCATTCTGGGCAGCGAGATGGGCGCGCAGGTCCGGCAGACTTCCGGCCCCGTGGTCGAGAAACCTGGCGACCTGGCCGGGCTCCTCACCGGCATGGACGAGGGAGACATCCTTTTTATCGACGAGATCCACCGCATCCCCAAGACGGTTGAGGAGTACCTGTACTCAGCGATGGAGGACTTTCGGATCGACATCATGATCGACCAGGGGCCGAACGCCCGCAGTGTCCGCCTGAACATCCCGCGCTTCACCCTGGTTGGCGCAACCACCCGCACCGGCTTGCTGACCGCGCCCCTGCGCAGCCGCTTCACGCTCCAAACCCGGCTTTCCTATTATCCGATTGCGACGATGGAGAAAATCGTCCGCCGCACCTGCAAGCTGCTCGGCGTCGAGGCGGACGCGGACGGCATCGCCGAAGTGGCCCGCCGTGCGCGCGGCACGCCCCGCATCGCCAACAACCTGGTCAACTTCGTCCGCGACTACGCCCAGCAACGCTCGGACGGCAAGATCACCCGCCCCGTGGCCGAGGCCGCGCTGGAACTGCTTGAGATCGACACCCACGGCCTCGACGAGATGGACAAGCGCATTCTGCGCCTGATGGCCGAGAACTACAAGGGCGGCCCCGTCGGGCTGGGTACCATCGCCGTCGCCGTCGGTGAGGAGGAGCACACACTGGAGGAAGTCCACGAGCCCTACCTGATTCAGGAAGGCTACCTCGCCCGGACCCCGCAAGGCCGCGTGCTCACCCCCAAAGCCTGGCAGATCATCGGACTCGACCACCTGCGCGATAAAAGCTCTCAGCAATCGCTGCTGTAG
- the murA gene encoding UDP-N-acetylglucosamine 1-carboxyvinyltransferase: MDVVRIRGGRRLAGTVEIGGAKNACLPIFSACLLTAEPVTIRNVPDLSDVRFMADILERLGATVERLDPHTWRITAAQVATRAPYDLVRKMRASVCLMGPMVARMKRAEVSLPGGCVIGPRPIDLHLKGLSKLNCGVEIEAGYVKLDGSRMRGGEVFLGGRHGSTVTGTANILMAAVLTPGRTRIDSAACEPEVVDLCRLLISMGAKIEGVGSHAIHIEGVEALHGADYSVLHDRIEAGTYLLAGAITHSDITVKGAQAEHMAAFLDKLSEAGLVFEIVDAATIRVRGDQSDLRPVDVITLPHPGFPTDLQAQTCALLALIPGLSIVTERVYPNRFMHVPELGRMGADISIEGPSAVIKGGRPLSGAPVMASDLRASAALILAGLAASGETWVQRIYHLDRGYEKFDEKLASLGADVARLSDTEMPKDLSVEA; encoded by the coding sequence ATGGACGTCGTCCGCATCAGGGGTGGCCGGCGACTGGCCGGTACGGTTGAAATCGGCGGGGCGAAAAACGCCTGCCTGCCGATATTTTCCGCCTGCCTGCTTACCGCCGAGCCCGTCACCATCCGCAACGTCCCCGACCTGAGCGACGTCCGCTTCATGGCGGACATCCTCGAACGGCTCGGGGCCACCGTTGAGCGGCTCGATCCGCACACCTGGCGCATCACCGCCGCACAGGTGGCCACCCGCGCCCCCTACGACCTGGTCCGCAAGATGCGGGCTTCGGTCTGCCTGATGGGGCCGATGGTCGCCCGCATGAAGCGCGCGGAGGTCTCTCTCCCGGGCGGTTGCGTGATCGGCCCGCGCCCCATCGACCTGCACCTCAAGGGGCTGTCCAAGCTCAACTGTGGGGTCGAAATCGAGGCCGGGTACGTCAAGCTCGATGGCTCGCGCATGCGCGGGGGGGAAGTCTTTCTCGGTGGCCGCCACGGCAGCACCGTCACCGGCACGGCCAACATCCTGATGGCCGCCGTGCTCACCCCCGGTCGCACGCGCATCGACAGCGCCGCCTGCGAGCCGGAAGTCGTTGACCTTTGCCGCCTACTCATTTCTATGGGCGCGAAAATCGAGGGTGTCGGCAGCCACGCCATCCACATCGAAGGCGTCGAGGCCCTGCACGGGGCGGACTACAGCGTCCTGCACGACCGGATCGAGGCGGGCACCTACCTGCTGGCCGGGGCCATCACCCACAGCGACATCACGGTAAAAGGTGCCCAGGCCGAACACATGGCGGCATTTCTGGACAAGCTTTCCGAGGCCGGACTGGTCTTTGAGATCGTGGACGCAGCCACCATCCGCGTCCGGGGCGACCAGTCGGACCTGCGGCCGGTGGACGTCATCACCCTGCCCCACCCCGGCTTTCCGACCGACCTGCAAGCCCAGACCTGCGCCCTGCTGGCGCTCATCCCGGGCCTGAGCATCGTCACCGAGCGCGTCTATCCGAACCGCTTCATGCACGTCCCCGAGCTGGGCCGCATGGGCGCGGATATTTCCATCGAAGGCCCCAGCGCGGTCATCAAGGGAGGGCGTCCGCTCTCCGGCGCGCCCGTCATGGCCAGCGACCTGCGCGCCAGCGCGGCGCTGATCCTGGCCGGTCTCGCCGCCAGCGGCGAAACCTGGGTCCAGCGCATTTACCACCTCGACCGCGGTTACGAGAAGTTCGACGAAAAGCTCGCTTCCCTCGGCGCGGACGTGGCCCGGCTCAGCGACACCGAGATGCCCAAGGATCTCTCCGTCGAGGCCTGA
- the lspA gene encoding signal peptidase II has product MNAARLRPYRLLLVVALLVLVVDQITKLIIVEWLPVGTYFVGSSLPPVIVIPDFFYLVHITNKGAAWGMFEGYTLVLGLLGVVALYSIFHYRATLGLKRPLMQVAFGLLIGGIIGNMIDRFAYKHVVDFIDLHFGSYRYPSFNIADCGITIGVGLYILATILDAWKARKNGTVTEG; this is encoded by the coding sequence ATGAACGCCGCCCGCCTGCGCCCCTACCGGCTGCTGCTCGTGGTCGCCCTGCTGGTCCTCGTCGTGGACCAGATCACCAAACTGATCATCGTCGAATGGCTGCCGGTGGGCACCTACTTCGTCGGCTCCAGCCTGCCGCCTGTGATCGTGATCCCAGACTTCTTCTATCTGGTCCATATCACGAACAAAGGCGCAGCCTGGGGCATGTTCGAGGGCTACACGCTCGTACTCGGTCTGCTGGGTGTGGTCGCGTTGTATTCAATTTTCCATTACAGGGCCACGCTCGGCCTGAAGCGCCCGCTCATGCAGGTCGCATTCGGGCTGCTGATCGGGGGCATCATCGGCAATATGATCGACCGCTTCGCTTACAAGCATGTGGTGGACTTCATCGACCTGCACTTCGGCTCCTATCGCTACCCCTCATTTAACATCGCCGACTGCGGGATAACCATCGGTGTGGGCCTGTACATTCTGGCCACGATTCTGGACGCCTGGAAAGCCCGCAAGAATGGCACCGTGACGGAAGGCTGA
- a CDS encoding B12-binding domain-containing radical SAM protein, producing MNVLLVYPEFPATFWSFKHALKFVGKKSSFPPLGLLTVAAMLPADWQLKLVDLNVRRLRRQDVEAADAVMISAMTVQQDSTEQVIKLAKSLGKTVIAGGPLFTCEPEKYPEVDHLILNEAELTLPPFLADFAAGRARRIYSDTSRFPEMEKTPVPRWDLVRVKDYASLSIQFSRGCPFNCDFCNVTALLGHRPRLKPVPQIIEELDAIYASGWRGSVFFVDDNFIGNKRVLKRELLPALIDWQRDKTGIPFYTEASINLSDDEDLMNMMAQSGFDTVFIGLETPSEQGLADCNKKQNVGRDLVACVHKIQRHGLQVQGGFIVGFDSDNESIFQRQIDFIQNSGIVMAMVGILQAPVGTALYERMKEEGRLLGNSLGNNTKAVSNFVTRMNPEKLREGYRNLFKGLYLPKPYYKRVKTLLRNYKAPVITEPLNYIKVRAFLRSCVRLGVLGRERYHYWKLLVWVMLRRRALLPLAVNLAITGHHFRKVYEQDAM from the coding sequence ATGAATGTACTTTTGGTTTACCCGGAATTTCCGGCCACTTTCTGGAGCTTCAAGCACGCGCTGAAGTTCGTCGGTAAAAAATCCTCCTTCCCTCCCCTCGGCCTGCTGACAGTAGCGGCGATGTTGCCCGCCGACTGGCAGCTCAAGCTGGTTGACCTGAACGTGCGTCGCCTGCGACGTCAGGACGTGGAGGCCGCCGATGCCGTCATGATCAGCGCCATGACGGTGCAGCAGGATTCGACCGAGCAAGTGATCAAGCTCGCCAAAAGCCTCGGCAAAACCGTCATCGCGGGCGGTCCCTTGTTTACCTGCGAGCCGGAGAAATACCCCGAGGTGGACCATCTCATCCTGAACGAAGCCGAGCTGACTCTGCCGCCGTTTCTGGCCGACTTCGCCGCCGGACGGGCCCGGCGCATTTACAGCGACACGAGCCGTTTCCCGGAAATGGAAAAAACGCCCGTCCCCCGCTGGGATCTTGTGCGGGTCAAGGACTATGCCTCGCTCAGCATCCAGTTCTCGCGCGGATGCCCGTTCAACTGCGACTTCTGCAACGTGACCGCCCTGCTCGGCCACCGGCCCCGGCTCAAGCCCGTCCCCCAGATCATTGAGGAGCTGGACGCGATTTACGCCTCCGGCTGGCGCGGTTCGGTCTTTTTCGTGGACGACAACTTCATCGGCAACAAGCGCGTGCTCAAGCGCGAGCTCTTGCCCGCCCTGATCGACTGGCAGCGCGACAAGACCGGCATTCCCTTTTACACCGAGGCTTCGATCAACCTCTCCGACGACGAAGACCTCATGAACATGATGGCTCAGTCCGGGTTCGACACGGTTTTCATCGGCCTGGAGACGCCATCCGAGCAAGGCCTGGCCGACTGCAACAAAAAACAGAATGTCGGGCGCGATCTCGTGGCCTGCGTGCACAAAATTCAGCGTCACGGGCTTCAGGTCCAAGGCGGGTTCATCGTGGGCTTCGACTCGGACAACGAGAGCATCTTCCAGCGCCAGATCGACTTCATCCAGAACAGCGGCATCGTCATGGCCATGGTCGGCATCCTCCAGGCCCCCGTCGGCACCGCCCTCTACGAGCGCATGAAGGAAGAAGGCCGCCTGCTGGGCAACTCCCTCGGCAACAACACGAAGGCCGTGAGCAACTTTGTCACGCGCATGAACCCGGAAAAGCTCCGCGAGGGCTACCGCAACCTTTTCAAGGGACTCTACCTGCCCAAGCCGTACTATAAACGGGTCAAAACCCTCCTGCGCAACTACAAGGCTCCCGTCATCACCGAGCCGCTCAACTACATAAAAGTCCGGGCCTTCCTGCGCTCGTGCGTGCGGCTAGGCGTGCTGGGCCGGGAGCGCTACCACTACTGGAAGCTGCTGGTCTGGGTCATGCTGCGTCGCCGTGCCCTCCTGCCCCTGGCGGTCAACCTCGCCATCACCGGCCACCACTTCCGCAAGGTGTACGAGCAGGATGCCATGTAG
- the ubiE gene encoding bifunctional demethylmenaquinone methyltransferase/2-methoxy-6-polyprenyl-1,4-benzoquinol methylase UbiE has translation MPEGAAISRMFAGIAGRYDTANHLLSFGQDFRWRRRLAQMVKALEPRDVVDLATGSGDVAFTLRQTLPPFTAITGLDFCQPMLDQAEAKKSQRPGTENLRFAFGDCMNLPLGDASVDAVTISFGLRNFEDRARGMGEMLRVLRPGGAAFILEFSQPSWWMKPFYYAYLKGILPLMARVATGNRDAYEYLGDSIEKFPARSVFSQQLLDAGFAEVKAVPMTGGIVAIHQARA, from the coding sequence ATGCCAGAAGGAGCCGCTATCAGCCGGATGTTTGCCGGTATCGCCGGACGCTATGACACCGCCAACCACCTGCTCAGCTTCGGGCAGGACTTTCGCTGGCGGCGTCGCCTTGCGCAGATGGTCAAGGCTCTGGAGCCCCGCGATGTGGTCGATCTGGCCACCGGCAGCGGCGATGTCGCCTTTACCCTGCGCCAGACGCTTCCTCCGTTTACGGCCATCACCGGGCTGGACTTCTGCCAACCGATGCTCGATCAGGCCGAGGCCAAAAAATCCCAGCGCCCCGGCACGGAGAACCTGCGCTTTGCTTTCGGTGACTGCATGAATCTTCCCCTTGGCGACGCCTCGGTGGACGCGGTGACGATTTCCTTCGGGCTGCGCAACTTCGAGGATCGCGCGCGCGGCATGGGCGAAATGCTCCGTGTCCTGCGGCCCGGCGGTGCGGCTTTCATCCTGGAGTTCTCTCAACCCTCGTGGTGGATGAAGCCCTTTTACTACGCCTATCTCAAGGGCATTCTCCCGCTCATGGCCCGCGTCGCCACCGGCAATCGCGACGCCTACGAGTACCTGGGCGACTCGATTGAAAAATTCCCGGCCCGCTCTGTCTTCTCGCAGCAGTTGCTCGACGCCGGTTTTGCCGAGGTCAAGGCCGTCCCCATGACCGGCGGCATCGTCGCCATCCACCAAGCCAGGGCATAG
- the ileS gene encoding isoleucine--tRNA ligase produces the protein MNLKDTLNLPRTQFPMRGNLVKREPERLAHWENLDLYKKIQDKNADGPLFVLHDGPPFTNGDVHIGTALNKILKDFILRYKSMRGYRTPYLPGWDCHGLPIEHKVSRELRAAKKDLSAAELREECAAFSEKYIGIQRGQFKRLGVLADWEREYKTKNPAYEAEILKAFASFIEQGLVYRSKKPVYWSIPCETALAEAEIEYQDHVSPSIWVKFRVSEPEKHGLPENSFFVIWTTTPWTLPANLAVAVHPDLQYTQIAYQGETYVVALPLAEQFIADCALEGAAAGALHTGKDFDGAETRHPFIDRASPVVLADYVTTDAGTGCVHTAPGHGLEDYITGLKYGLEIYCPLDDKGCYVDDGQVPADLVGVSVLEQNGKCPANDAVLGIIGDNGSLLQCKRYEHQYPHCWRSKTPVVFRAMDQWFVSLDHNGLRQKVLDGLDGVQFIPERGENRIRSAVETRPDWCISRQRSWGVPIPAFYTEDGDALLDASVVRALAEKVAHHGTNIWFEQEPEQLLEGIELPAAFAGKKLKKGTDTLDVWIDSGCSHLAVLKGKPDLKWPADLYLEGSDQHRGWFQSSLWTGMIAEGRPPYEKIITHGFIVDGKGEKISKSKGAMSSDGWVEKYGADIMRLWVCSQDYRGDIRLSDGHFKLVTNTYRSIRNTLYFQLGNLHDFDPANDSVPDGELDPLDQWALKQTADLIAACTEAFELAEFHRVYQLVDRFCGVTLSRIYHDILKDRLYTYGTDWKERRSSQTAIHLIFRALTRLLGPILTFTCDEALCYAATDGDFAPDSIHLQDWPVIDSGLYSEAVAADLDALLEFRNRVNETLEGLREQKTIGKSLDARVTIRGTASDATFALLQRYEAHLPELFIVSQVSLEAADDGELSLQADRAQGVRCPRSWRWVPELVSAGEYGEVSPRDRDALLSRTHPPTL, from the coding sequence ATGAATTTGAAGGATACGCTCAATCTCCCCCGGACCCAATTTCCCATGAGGGGCAACCTCGTGAAACGGGAGCCGGAACGCCTCGCACACTGGGAAAATCTGGACCTTTACAAGAAGATCCAGGACAAGAACGCCGACGGCCCCCTCTTCGTCCTGCACGATGGTCCTCCCTTCACCAACGGCGATGTCCACATCGGCACCGCGCTGAACAAGATCCTGAAGGACTTCATCCTGCGCTACAAGTCGATGCGCGGCTACCGCACCCCCTACCTGCCCGGTTGGGACTGCCACGGCCTGCCGATCGAGCACAAGGTCAGCCGCGAGTTGCGCGCCGCCAAAAAAGACCTCTCCGCCGCTGAACTGCGCGAAGAGTGCGCCGCCTTTTCCGAAAAATACATCGGCATCCAGCGCGGGCAGTTCAAGCGCCTCGGCGTCCTCGCCGACTGGGAACGCGAGTACAAGACCAAGAACCCCGCCTACGAGGCCGAAATCCTGAAAGCTTTTGCCAGTTTCATCGAGCAGGGGCTGGTTTACCGCAGCAAGAAACCTGTTTACTGGTCCATCCCCTGCGAAACCGCTTTGGCCGAAGCCGAAATCGAGTATCAGGACCACGTCAGCCCGTCCATCTGGGTAAAATTCCGCGTCAGCGAACCGGAAAAGCACGGCCTGCCCGAAAACAGCTTCTTCGTCATCTGGACGACCACTCCGTGGACCCTCCCGGCCAACCTTGCCGTCGCCGTCCACCCGGACCTCCAGTACACCCAGATCGCCTACCAGGGCGAAACCTATGTGGTCGCCCTGCCCCTGGCTGAGCAGTTCATCGCCGACTGCGCACTTGAAGGCGCTGCCGCCGGGGCTCTCCACACAGGCAAGGACTTTGACGGTGCCGAAACGCGTCACCCCTTCATCGACCGCGCCTCCCCCGTCGTGCTGGCCGACTACGTCACCACCGATGCCGGCACGGGCTGCGTTCACACTGCTCCCGGTCACGGGCTGGAGGACTATATCACGGGCCTCAAGTACGGCCTGGAAATTTACTGCCCGCTGGACGACAAGGGCTGTTACGTCGATGACGGGCAAGTGCCCGCCGACCTTGTTGGCGTCAGCGTGCTGGAGCAGAACGGCAAGTGCCCGGCCAACGACGCCGTGCTGGGCATCATCGGCGACAACGGCTCGCTCCTCCAGTGCAAGCGCTACGAGCACCAGTACCCGCACTGCTGGCGCTCGAAGACCCCGGTCGTCTTCCGCGCGATGGACCAGTGGTTCGTCAGCCTCGACCACAACGGCCTGCGCCAAAAGGTGCTCGACGGCCTCGACGGGGTGCAGTTCATCCCCGAGCGCGGCGAGAACCGCATCCGCAGCGCGGTCGAGACGCGCCCGGACTGGTGCATCAGCCGCCAGCGCTCCTGGGGCGTGCCCATCCCCGCCTTTTACACCGAGGATGGCGACGCCCTCCTCGACGCTTCCGTGGTCCGCGCCCTGGCCGAGAAAGTCGCCCACCACGGGACCAACATCTGGTTTGAGCAGGAGCCCGAGCAGTTGCTCGAAGGCATCGAACTGCCCGCCGCCTTTGCCGGAAAGAAGCTGAAAAAAGGCACCGACACCCTCGACGTGTGGATCGACTCCGGCTGCTCGCACCTGGCCGTGCTCAAGGGCAAGCCGGACCTCAAGTGGCCCGCCGACCTCTACCTCGAAGGCTCCGACCAGCACCGCGGCTGGTTCCAGTCCTCGCTGTGGACCGGCATGATCGCCGAGGGCCGCCCGCCCTACGAGAAGATCATCACCCACGGCTTCATCGTGGACGGCAAGGGCGAAAAGATTTCCAAGTCCAAGGGGGCAATGAGCTCCGACGGCTGGGTGGAGAAATACGGCGCGGACATCATGCGCCTGTGGGTCTGTTCGCAAGACTACCGGGGAGACATCCGGCTCTCCGACGGGCACTTCAAGCTCGTCACCAACACCTACCGCTCGATCCGCAATACGCTATACTTCCAGCTCGGTAACCTGCACGATTTCGACCCGGCCAACGACTCCGTCCCCGACGGCGAACTTGACCCGCTCGATCAGTGGGCGCTCAAGCAGACCGCTGACCTCATCGCCGCCTGCACCGAAGCCTTTGAGCTGGCCGAGTTTCACCGCGTCTATCAGCTCGTGGACCGCTTCTGCGGGGTGACGCTCTCGCGCATCTACCACGACATCCTCAAGGACCGTCTCTACACCTACGGCACCGACTGGAAAGAGCGCCGTTCCTCCCAGACCGCGATCCACCTGATTTTCCGCGCCCTCACCCGCCTGCTCGGACCGATCCTGACCTTCACCTGTGACGAGGCCCTCTGCTACGCCGCTACCGACGGTGATTTCGCCCCGGACAGCATCCACCTGCAGGACTGGCCCGTGATCGACTCCGGCCTCTACTCCGAGGCCGTGGCCGCCGACCTCGACGCGCTGCTGGAGTTCCGCAACCGCGTCAACGAGACCCTCGAAGGCCTGCGCGAGCAAAAAACCATCGGCAAGTCCCTCGATGCCCGCGTCACCATCCGTGGCACGGCTTCGGACGCGACATTTGCGCTGCTTCAACGTTACGAGGCGCATTTGCCGGAACTTTTCATCGTCTCGCAGGTCAGCCTGGAAGCCGCCGATGACGGCGAGCTGTCCCTGCAGGCCGATCGTGCCCAGGGCGTCCGCTGCCCCCGCAGCTGGCGCTGGGTGCCCGAACTAGTCTCCGCGGGCGAGTATGGCGAAGTTTCGCCACGCGACCGCGACGCTCTTCTCTCACGAACACATCCTCCAACCCTCTGA
- a CDS encoding transglutaminase family protein: MKRLSLHHTTRYEFQQPVRLGPHTLLIRPRVGHDVRIESSTLDISPQPAHIRWQRDLYGNSLARVAFADADTTSLQITSEVTLQQFDIEEPGLEISDNAQWWPFQYDSGERLDLVSFMTPSFFRDQASVRQWVDGIMTEQTDWHTADLLARLAAETANTFTYAMREEEGVQTPSQTLQRRGGSCRDFATLFIESCRYLGLAARFVSGYLHAPELAFAAGSTHAWSEVYLPGQGWRGFDNTSGRLCGPDHIATAIARHPEMIPPVSGSFSGPAGTSSTLSVMVNVSELP; encoded by the coding sequence ATGAAACGTCTTTCCCTGCACCACACCACGCGGTACGAGTTCCAGCAGCCGGTCCGTCTCGGCCCGCATACGCTCCTGATCCGGCCCCGCGTCGGCCACGATGTCCGCATTGAGAGCAGCACCCTCGACATTTCGCCGCAGCCCGCGCACATCCGCTGGCAACGCGACCTGTACGGAAATTCCCTCGCGCGGGTGGCATTCGCCGACGCGGACACTACCAGCCTGCAAATCACCAGCGAAGTCACGCTCCAACAGTTCGACATCGAGGAGCCCGGCCTCGAAATCAGCGACAACGCCCAGTGGTGGCCTTTCCAGTACGATTCCGGGGAGCGGCTGGACCTGGTGTCTTTTATGACGCCCTCATTTTTCCGGGACCAGGCCTCGGTGCGGCAGTGGGTGGACGGCATCATGACCGAGCAGACCGACTGGCACACCGCAGACCTGCTGGCCCGGCTCGCCGCCGAGACCGCCAACACCTTCACCTACGCCATGCGCGAGGAGGAAGGCGTGCAAACCCCGTCGCAAACCCTCCAGCGCCGGGGTGGTTCCTGCCGCGACTTTGCCACGCTTTTCATCGAGTCGTGCCGGTATCTCGGGCTGGCCGCCCGCTTCGTCAGCGGCTACCTGCACGCGCCCGAACTGGCCTTTGCCGCCGGTTCCACCCATGCCTGGTCCGAGGTCTATCTCCCCGGCCAGGGATGGCGCGGGTTCGACAACACCAGCGGACGCCTGTGCGGCCCCGACCACATTGCCACCGCCATCGCTCGCCACCCGGAGATGATTCCGCCGGTTTCGGGTAGTTTTTCCGGCCCGGCCGGCACGAGCAGCACGTTGTCTGTCATGGTCAATGTCAGCGAGCTGCCCTGA
- a CDS encoding TraR/DksA family transcriptional regulator, with protein sequence MKKTESKAADNSKADVVDSKTKEIVLNARKRTVTPALFKQRKGGKNTPVVFTMEDVEEMLKNRKTGDEEQAKAAAGKAQPKKKAETSIEDIKVEPRNHGAASLSDILGFNPAEKAAKQSEDNVPQKWIKYYKALVELRDHVNDGLQLHTADTLKRSNKEDSGDLSGYGQHMADAGTDTFDRDFALSLVSSEQEALYEIEEAIQRIFNDTYGTCEITGEPIAKDRLLAVPFTRYSLEGQRELEKQRRNKIQRVGVLSEDSDDAMNFTDDDGDN encoded by the coding sequence ATGAAAAAAACCGAGAGCAAAGCCGCCGACAACTCCAAGGCGGACGTTGTAGATTCCAAGACCAAAGAAATCGTTCTCAACGCGCGCAAGCGCACCGTGACGCCCGCCCTTTTCAAGCAGCGGAAGGGGGGCAAAAACACGCCTGTCGTCTTCACTATGGAAGACGTCGAGGAGATGCTCAAGAACCGTAAAACCGGCGACGAAGAGCAGGCCAAGGCCGCCGCCGGCAAGGCCCAGCCCAAGAAAAAGGCTGAAACGTCTATCGAAGACATCAAGGTCGAACCCCGCAATCACGGGGCCGCTTCGCTGAGCGATATTCTCGGCTTCAACCCGGCCGAAAAAGCCGCCAAACAGAGCGAGGATAACGTCCCGCAGAAGTGGATCAAGTACTACAAGGCCCTGGTCGAACTGCGCGACCACGTCAACGACGGCCTCCAACTCCACACCGCCGACACGCTCAAGCGCTCGAACAAGGAAGACTCCGGCGACCTCTCCGGCTACGGCCAGCACATGGCTGACGCCGGGACCGACACCTTTGACCGCGACTTCGCCCTGAGCCTCGTCTCCAGCGAGCAGGAAGCCCTCTACGAGATTGAAGAGGCCATCCAGCGCATCTTTAACGACACCTACGGCACCTGCGAGATCACCGGCGAACCCATCGCCAAGGACCGCCTGCTGGCCGTGCCCTTCACCCGCTACTCCCTGGAGGGCCAGCGGGAACTGGAGAAGCAGCGTCGCAACAAGATTCAGCGCGTGGGAGTCCTGAGCGAGGACAGCGACGACGCGATGAACTTCACGGACGACGACGGCGACAACTGA